A genome region from Eremothecium cymbalariae DBVPG#7215 chromosome 4, complete sequence includes the following:
- the RSM18 gene encoding mitochondrial 37S ribosomal protein bS18m (similar to Ashbya gossypii ADL117W) yields MTMVFKCALQLPSRRLFSRTNSCLNGSNIDFSIFEEPKKVNDATDIEVKKLDSSLLKKFPLGNVYNPFDFSMERLHLDKKFAKNGRWNSDIFDHMKANPLDFYTNPEFLSRFLTSTGRIQHRDVTGLSVKNQRRLAKAIKRCQAIGLMSKTHKDVSFLPTRMISNK; encoded by the coding sequence ATGACGATGGTTTTCAAGTGCGCGCTACAGCTTCCAAGCAGAAGATTATTCTCTAGGACAAATAGTTGCTTGAATGGATCTAATATTGACTTtagtatttttgaagaacccAAGAAGGTGAATGATGCAACGGATATTGAGGTTAAAAAACTAGATTCTAGtttgttaaagaaattcCCTCTTGGAAACGTGTATAATCCTTTCGATTTTTCGATGGAACGTCTTCATTTAGACAAAAAGTTTGCTAAAAATGGCCGTTGGAATAGTGATATTTTCGATCATATGAAGGCCAATCCATTGGATTTTTATACTAACCCAGAGTTTCTGTCCAGGTTTCTAACTTCTACTGGTAGAATACAACATAGAGACGTTACTGGTCTTTCTGTGAAGAATCAGCGTCGTCTTGCGAAGGCTATTAAAAGATGCCAAGCTATTGGACTGATGTCCAAGACACATAAAGATGTGTCATTCCTGCCAACTAGAATGATTTCTAATAAATAA